The following proteins are encoded in a genomic region of Pyrus communis chromosome 11, drPyrComm1.1, whole genome shotgun sequence:
- the LOC137707526 gene encoding pentatricopeptide repeat-containing protein At2g13420, mitochondrial-like — MIFAAQSRVCSSLPCFQLFSSLVRFPSVQIHRSCSSFPTLNDPNGDTKDANDAELISKILVHHHNPFHAMESSLQLHGITLSSQLVHHTLLRLTNNSKIALAFFQYAKSLPNPPLTTASFNLLIDILAKVRQYDVAWQLIVEMDNFNLTPTTATFLTLIRRLISSGLTRQAVRAFDDIETFVQTKPSCQDFCFLLDTLCKYGHVKVATEVFNKRKHEFVPDVKMYTVLIYGWCKIGRFDMAERFLSDMIERGIEPNVVTYNVFLNGICRRASLHPQERFEKTIRNAEKVFEEMRKRGIEPDVTSFSIVLHVYSRAHKPELSLDKLKLMRERGIFPTVETYTSVVKCLCSCGRLEDAEELLGEMVRSGVSPCAATYNCFFKEYRGRKNGEGALKLYRKMKEDGLCVPSMHTYNILVGMLLELNRMEIVKEIWNDMKESGVGPDLDSYTMLIHGLCAKQKWREACQFFVEMIEKGLLPQKITFETLYKGLIQSDMLRTWRRLKKKLDEESISFGSEFQKYHLKPFRR, encoded by the coding sequence ATGATTTTTGCGGCCCAAAGTCGCGTCTGCTCATCCTTGCCTTGTTTCCAGTTATTCTCCTCTCTTGTTCGTTTCCCTTCAGTTCAAATCCATCGCTCCTGCTCTTCATTCCCCACCCTTAATGACCCAAATGGCGACACAAAGGACGCTAATGATGCTGAATTGATATCGAAAATCCTTGTCCACCACCATAATCCCTTCCACGCCATGGAGTCCTCTCTCCAACTCCATGGTATTACTCTCTCCTCCCAACTTGTCCACCACACCCTCCTCCGCCTCACCAATAATTCCAAAATTGCTCTTGCCTTCTTCCAGTATGCCAAGTCCCTTCCCAACCCTCCTCTCACCACAGCCTCCTTCAACCTGCTCATCGACATCCTTGCCAAGGTCCGTCAGTATGACGTCGCTTGGCAGCTCATCGTTGAAATGGACAACTTCAACCTCACTCCCACGACTGCCACATTTCTTACCCTCATTCGCCGCTTGATCTCCTCTGGCCTCACCCGCCAAGCCGTTCGGGCCTTTGACGACATCGAGACCTTTGTCCAAACCAAGCCCAGTTGCCAAGATTTTTGCTTTTTGCTTGATACCCTTTGCAAATACGGTCATGTTAAGGTTGCAACTGAAGTTTTTAACAAAAGGAAGCACGAATTTGTCCCCGATGTCAAAATGTACACTGTTTTGATCTATGGGTGGTGTAAGATTGGTCGTTTCGATATGGCAGAGAGATTCTTGAGTGATATGATTGAGCGCGGTATTGAGCCCAATGTCGTTACATATAATGTCTTCTTGAATGGTATTTGTAGGCGTGCGAGTTTGCACCCTCAGGAAAGGTTTGAGAAGACGATAAGGAACGCAGAGAAGGTGTTTGAGGAAATGCGGAAGAGAGGGATAGAGCCCGATGTCACTAGTTTTTCGATTGTGCTTCATGTTTATAGCCGTGCTCATAAGCCCGAGTTGTCACTTGATAAGCTCAAACTGATGAGGGAGAGAGGGATATTCCCCACAGTGGAAACTTACACTTCGGTTGTAAAGTGTCTTTGCTCGTGCGGGAGACTTGAGGATGCAGAGGAGCTGCTTGGTGAAATGGTGAGAAGTGGGGTTAGTCCATGTGCAGCTACGTATAATTGTTTCTTCAAAGAGTACAGGGGGAGAAAGAACGGGGAAGGTGCTCTGAAGTTGTACAGGAAAATGAAGGAGGATGGTTTGTGTGTGCCCAGTATGCACACCTATAACATATTGGTGGGAATGCTTTTGGAATTGAATCGAATGGAGATTGTGAAAGAAATATGGAATGATATGAAAGAGAGTGGAGTGGGACCGGATTTGGATTCATATACCATGTTGATTCATGGGTTATGTGCAAAACAGAAGTGGAGGGAGGCTTGTCAGTTCTTTGTAGAGATGATAGAGAAGGGTCTTCTTCCTCAGAAGATTACTTTTGAGACACTCTACAAAGGGTTGATACAATCTGATATGTTGAGAACTTGGCGAAGATTGAAGAAGAAACTCGATGAAGAGTCTATTTCGTTTGGGTCAGAGTTCCAAAAGTATCACCTTAAGCCATTTAGGAGATGA